One region of Miscanthus floridulus cultivar M001 chromosome 19, ASM1932011v1, whole genome shotgun sequence genomic DNA includes:
- the LOC136529406 gene encoding purple acid phosphatase 3-like: protein MALAALLLAVLTFSLCAPPSVVAELASVEHPVEEGRPLRLLVVGDWGRKGMYNQSRVAAQMGKVAEDMSIDFVVSTGDNFLDDGLSSVHDRAFRDSFVDVYTAKSLQKPWYLVLGNHDYRGDVLAQLDPALRNVDSRFMCMRSFVVNAGIVDFFFIDTTPFQLKYWTDPGEDHYDWREVAPREAYIEHLLKDMDGAMKKSRARWKIAVRHHTMGSVSAHGDTLELLQLLLPVLKENGVDLYINGHDHCLEHISSRDSTIQFFTSGGGSKAWRGILRPNDDNLEFFYDGQGFMSLEVDVDMARAVFYDIHEQALHNWSLSKSNRQQVVQCSALVSQE, encoded by the exons ATGGCTCTTGCTGCTCTCCTGCTCGCCGTGCTCACATTCTCGCTGTGCGCGCCGCCGTCGGTCGTCGCGGAGCTCGCCTCCGTTGAGCACCCGGTGGAGGAGGGTCGGCCGCTGCGCCTCCTCGTTGTCGGCGACTGGGGTCGTAAGGGGATGTACAACCAGTCCAGGGTAGCAGCACAG ATGGGGAAGGTGGCGGAGGACATGAGCATCGACTTCGTCGTGTCCACCGGAGACAACTTCTTGGACGACGGCCTGTCCAGCGTCCATGACAGGGCGTTCCGTGACTCCTTCGTGGATGTGTACACGGCCAAGAGCCTGCAGAAGCCATGGTACCTTG TTCTAGGGAACCATGACTACAGGGGAGACGTGCTAGCACAACTTGACCCGGCTTTGCGCAACGTGGACAGCCGGTTTATGTGCATGAGATCCTTCGTTGTCAATGCAG GAATCGTCGATTTCTTCTTCATCGACACAACCCCATTTCAGCTCAAGTATTGGACTGATCCAGGAGAAGACCACTACGACTGGAGGGAAGTCGCGCCTCGAGAAGCCTACATCGAACATCTCCTAAAG GATATGGACGGTGCAATGAAGAAATCAAGAGCGAGATGGAAGATAGCCGTACGGCACCACACGATGGGGAGCGTGAGCGCCCATGGCGACACCCTGGAGCTCCTCCAGCTTCTCCTCCCCGTGCTCAAGGAGAACGGCGTCGACCTCTACATCAACGGCCATGATCACTGCCTGGAGCATATCAGTAGCAGGGACAG TACAATCCAGTTCTTCACCAGTGGAGGCGGCTCCAAGGCGTGGAGAGGCATCCTCCGACCCAACGACGACAATCTCGAGTTCTTCTACGACGGGCAAGGCTTCATGTCCCTGGAGGTGGATGTTGACATGGCCCGTGCCGTCTTCTACGACATCCATGAGCAGGCATTGCACAACTGGAGCTTGAGCAAAAGCAATCGGCAGCAGGTTGTTCAGTGCTCTGCTCTTGTTTCTCAGGAATAA
- the LOC136529482 gene encoding 2-oxoglutarate-dependent dioxygenase 11-like encodes MAHAEAGVSLPVPNVQALAETYNRSDEQIPGRYIRDEEGAEEVIIDHDISSAIPIIDVNKLLDPQSSKEECAKLGSACKHWGFFQVINHGVPNEVICNFRNDMTEFFKQPLEAKKAYSMIPGNLQGYGQHFVVSENQKLDWADLLGLVLRPIDSRDMRFWPSHPPSFRNSVDRYFSEAAKLVSCLLKFLAMDMGVEPQSFLEIFRGQPQSMRMTYYPPCKQASKVVGLSPHTDRMGLTLLLQANDVQGLQIRKDGKWVAINAIDGAFIVNVGDTLEILSNGRYKSIEHRAMVHPTRERMSVALFHAVCLDATVGPLPELVKNDSEARYSSISFVDFRKRFFASKLDGRSNLESLKS; translated from the exons ATGGCACACGCAGAAGCCGGAGTATCTCTACCAGTGCCAAACGTGCAGGCACTTGCAGAAACCTACAACAGATCAGATGAACAGATCCCTGGAAGATACATCAGGGACGAAGAGGGTGCTGAGGAGGTTATCATTGATCATGATATCTCTTCTGCAATTCCAATCATCGATGTCAACAAGTTGCTGGATCCACAGTCATCCAAGGAGGAGTGTGCGAAGCTTGGATCTGCCTGTAAACACTGGGGTTTCTTTCAG GTCATTAACCATGGTGTACCAAACGAAGTGATCTGCAACTTCAGGAACGACATGACCGAATTTTTCAAACAACCACTGGAAGCAAAGAAGGCGTACTCGATGATACCAGGCAATCTTCAAGGGTATGGCCAGCACTTTGTTGTTTCTGAGAACCAAAAACTGGACTGGGCAGATTTGCTTGGCCTTGTGCTCCGTCCGATCGATTCAAGGGACATGAGGTTCTGGCCTAGTCACCCTCCATCTTTTAG GAACTCTGTAGATAGGTACTTTTCTGAGGCAGCAAAACTAGTATCTTGCTTGCTGAAGTTCCTGGCTATGGACATGGGTGTTGAGCCGCAGTCTTTCCTGGAGATATTCAGAGGCCAGCCTCAAAGCATGCGGATGACCTACTACCCTCCATGCAAGCAAGCCAGCAAGGTGGTAGGTCTGTCACCACATACTGATAGAATGGGACTGACGCTGCTACTCCAAGCAAATGATGTTCAGGGGCTGCAGATCCGGAAGGATGGCAAGTGGGTTGCCATAAACGCCATTGATGGTGCATTCATCGTTAATGTTGGAGACACGCTTGAG attctaagtaatgggagatacAAAAGCATTGAGCACAGGGCCATGGTGCACCCAACCAGGGAGCGCATGTCAGTGGCACTGTTCCACGCGGTGTGCCTGGATGCGACTGTCGGCCCTCTGCCAGAGCTTGTGAAGAACGACAGTGAGGCACGGTATAGCTCAATTAGTTTCGTGGATTTCAGAAAGCGCTTCTTCGCGTCAAAGCTTGATGGTAGGAGTAACCTGGAGAGCTTGAAGAGTTAA